A single region of the Rhinoraja longicauda isolate Sanriku21f chromosome 12, sRhiLon1.1, whole genome shotgun sequence genome encodes:
- the atg101 gene encoding autophagy-related protein 101 — protein sequence MNCRSQTLELTVEARQIEETVLAVLHTVLLHRSSGKFHYKKEGTYSIGTVGTEDVDCDFVDCTYVRVSSDELDRTLRRSVGEFKDALRNSGSDGSGQISLEFYQKKKSRWPFSDECIPWEMWVFKLNVVNLANEQERQICREKVGEKLGEKIINIIEVMNRHEYLPKMPTQSEVDNVFDTSLRDVQPYLYKITYQITDSLGTSVSTTMRRLIKDTLAL from the exons ATGAACTGTAGATCTCAGACCCTGGAGCTGACGGTGGAAGCCAGGCAGATCGAGGAGACGGTGCTGGCCGTCCTCCACACCGTGCTTCTGCACAGGAGCTCGGGGAAATTTCACTACAAGAAGGAAGGCACCTACTCCATCGGCACCGTGGGCACCGAAGATGTCGACTGCGATTTCGTCGATTGCACCTACGTGAGGGTGTCGTCGGACGAGCTGGACCGCACGTTGCGCCGGTCCGTGGGCGAGTTTAAG GATGCTCTTCGCAACTCTGGCAGTGATGGGAGCGGTCAGATTTCCCTGGAATTCTACCAGAAGAAGAAGTCACGGTGGCCGTTCTCCGATGAGTGTATCCCATGGGAGATGTGGGTCTTCAAACTCAATGTGGTGAACTTGGCCAATGAGCAGGAGAGGCAGATCTGCAGGGAGAAGGTGGGCGAGAAGCTGGGCGAGAAGATCATCAACATCATCGAGGTGATGAACAGGCACGAGTACTTGCCCAAAATGCCCACGCAGTCGGAGGTGGACAATGTCTTTGACACAAGTCTGAGAGACGTACAACCCTACCTGTACAAAATTACCTACCAGATCACTGATTCTCTAGGAACATCTGTCAGTACCACCATGAGGAGGTTGATCAAAGATACCCTGGCTTTATAA